In one Vibrio sp. CB1-14 genomic region, the following are encoded:
- a CDS encoding TonB-dependent receptor domain-containing protein, producing MPYVNTDNISHGYYFHSLQVWGTTISSSTSMLSDDIELKQADHLSDLLRDQPGVDVGGTHSMNQSINIRGLSELDLNITIDGASQTNNVFHHVGNLLINPDILKAVDLRVGNNSVLNSGLGGGVAFETKDAKDLLRPGEKAGARLFGGIATNDYHHYSGTLFSQLSDNVDGLFYYNAIDRKNPNDGEGNTMTGEEGKTENYIAKLGWDINDSNRIKLSYDYYKDAGDYSVKSNMGDSYPDHKKLIRPTKYVRDTVTLNHELSLGMTEVRSSLYWNQMNYSNLNPQTSIVSEGNTQVFGLNSLAESSLFIGDTSNLVRYGLDAKKEEAKRIDAGTSSGEESADTFAIYAEDEIAISDSWTVIPGVRYNYYKLDMKASDNSFSTPTFGLATTYDITNEWRVRASATELFKGPGLTGSYLESGSSYNPNLKAETGVNYEAGLAYQTIGMLGLDQFGFSFTAFQTDINDYIDDVWTGKSQFIDNEGDVEIQGFESVVNMTYSDFSGRVTYAKSDSEFTSVKPGGRYVVGQSLDDEVGDSISVNLGYAFPELGLDMNWNSQIVFDLDKKVEEDTAKEGYNTHKFDVRWVPTTLRDLTVTASIENIFNEQYVSHASHDLGYADYEPGRNFKLSAAYVF from the coding sequence TTGCCCTACGTAAACACAGACAATATTAGCCATGGCTACTATTTCCACTCTCTACAAGTTTGGGGCACAACGATTTCTAGCTCTACGTCTATGCTCAGTGATGACATTGAATTAAAGCAAGCTGATCACCTCAGCGATTTACTACGCGATCAGCCAGGCGTTGATGTGGGTGGCACTCACTCTATGAACCAAAGCATCAATATCCGTGGTTTAAGTGAACTTGACCTAAACATCACTATCGATGGTGCCAGCCAAACAAACAACGTTTTTCACCACGTCGGTAACCTTCTGATTAACCCAGATATTTTAAAAGCTGTTGATCTTAGAGTTGGTAATAATTCTGTGCTCAATAGCGGTCTTGGTGGCGGCGTTGCATTCGAAACAAAAGACGCGAAAGATTTGTTGCGTCCAGGTGAGAAAGCAGGCGCTCGTTTGTTTGGCGGGATAGCGACAAACGACTATCATCACTACTCTGGGACATTGTTTTCTCAGCTTTCGGACAATGTCGATGGCCTTTTCTATTACAACGCTATTGACCGTAAAAACCCTAACGATGGTGAAGGCAACACCATGACTGGTGAAGAGGGTAAAACCGAAAACTACATCGCCAAGCTAGGTTGGGATATCAATGATTCTAACCGTATCAAACTTTCTTATGACTACTACAAAGATGCAGGTGACTACAGCGTTAAGTCGAACATGGGAGATAGCTATCCAGACCATAAAAAGCTAATCCGACCAACCAAATACGTTCGCGATACTGTAACACTCAACCATGAGCTCTCTTTGGGCATGACAGAGGTAAGATCGAGTTTGTACTGGAACCAGATGAACTACTCGAACCTGAACCCACAAACAAGCATTGTCTCTGAAGGTAATACACAAGTGTTTGGCTTAAACAGCCTTGCTGAGTCATCTCTATTCATTGGCGACACGAGTAACCTGGTTCGCTATGGATTGGACGCAAAGAAAGAAGAAGCTAAGAGAATAGATGCAGGAACCTCATCGGGTGAAGAGTCAGCAGATACCTTCGCAATTTATGCCGAAGATGAGATTGCTATTTCCGACAGTTGGACCGTGATACCAGGCGTTCGCTACAACTACTACAAGTTGGATATGAAGGCTTCGGACAACTCATTTTCCACACCGACTTTCGGTTTAGCAACAACGTATGATATTACCAATGAATGGCGGGTAAGAGCTAGCGCTACCGAACTCTTTAAGGGGCCAGGTCTGACAGGTTCTTACTTAGAATCAGGGTCGAGCTACAACCCAAACTTAAAAGCTGAAACTGGCGTCAACTATGAAGCTGGCCTAGCCTACCAGACTATTGGCATGCTTGGGCTCGATCAGTTCGGTTTCTCGTTCACTGCTTTCCAAACAGACATCAATGACTATATTGATGACGTTTGGACTGGTAAATCTCAGTTCATAGACAACGAAGGTGACGTAGAAATCCAAGGCTTCGAGTCTGTGGTTAATATGACTTATTCAGATTTTTCAGGTCGTGTAACCTACGCGAAATCAGACTCTGAGTTCACTTCTGTTAAGCCTGGCGGCCGTTATGTAGTGGGGCAATCTCTTGATGATGAAGTCGGTGATAGCATTTCTGTTAACCTAGGTTACGCTTTTCCTGAGCTAGGGTTAGACATGAATTGGAACAGCCAAATTGTGTTCGACCTCGATAAAAAAGTCGAAGAAGACACGGCAAAAGAAGGTTATAACACGCATAAATTTGATGTGCGTTGGGTACCGACGACGCTACGAGATCTAACAGTAACCGCATCTATTGAGAACATATTTAACGAGCAGTATGTGTCACATGCGTCTCATGACCTTGGGTATGCGGACTATGAACCAGGTCGTAACTTTAAACTCTCAGCTGCATACGTATTTTAA
- a CDS encoding MaoC family dehydratase: MKVVKLFKQRADSIKHQSELMQWMSPAIREYWTEFVDKTNHSNFLAWVRDYHKPAVNEPEVTQVEPEIVLKPAAQVLFDELQDQIGTVIHEGSWIHVGQERINQFGSITEDNQWIHTDPERAEQESPFKTTIAHGFLTLSLLPALTDSVDPDKPLFPTAKMMVNIGLNQVRFPYPVKVGSNLRAKSTLVKVTPIRKGLEIEREIRVEIEGVRRPACIATSVIHLHF; this comes from the coding sequence ATGAAAGTTGTTAAATTGTTTAAACAAAGAGCTGATTCTATTAAGCATCAGTCTGAGCTTATGCAATGGATGTCGCCGGCGATTAGAGAGTATTGGACTGAGTTTGTTGATAAAACGAACCACAGTAATTTCCTAGCGTGGGTTCGAGACTATCACAAGCCAGCGGTGAATGAACCAGAAGTTACACAGGTCGAACCAGAAATTGTGCTCAAGCCCGCAGCTCAAGTGTTATTTGATGAATTGCAAGACCAAATAGGTACAGTTATTCACGAAGGTAGCTGGATTCATGTGGGTCAGGAGCGTATCAATCAATTCGGTTCGATTACAGAAGATAATCAGTGGATACACACAGACCCTGAACGTGCTGAACAAGAGTCACCGTTTAAAACGACGATTGCGCACGGCTTTCTTACTCTGTCATTGTTGCCAGCCCTGACGGACAGTGTTGATCCAGACAAACCACTGTTCCCTACAGCGAAAATGATGGTGAATATCGGCCTTAATCAGGTTCGATTCCCCTATCCTGTGAAAGTAGGCAGTAACCTGCGCGCTAAGAGTACCTTGGTTAAGGTAACACCTATTCGTAAAGGTTTAGAAATTGAACGTGAAATTCGAGTTGAGATCGAAGGTGTACGCCGCCCAGCATGCATTGCAACATCGGTTATTCACCTGCATTTCTAA
- a CDS encoding TRAP transporter small permease subunit: protein MSASVLEDSSAVSRVDRVFFKLESLLNLAAGCVIVALVALATTNILGRWLFSMPISGYIDWVEQAMAFIAFLGIAYTQRMGGHIRMDILVGRFKGRWLWLTEFISTLLMLVVTSLLIYGSYLHFWRAYSIGDSSVDINLPTWPAKLVVPFALSILALRLVLQLWAYLRAFKRGDDKPVAVPMIESAAEVAAKEAETVSADDGKEGQK, encoded by the coding sequence ATGTCTGCGTCTGTATTAGAGGACAGCTCGGCGGTAAGTCGGGTCGATAGGGTATTCTTTAAACTTGAGTCATTACTCAATCTCGCCGCGGGGTGCGTGATCGTTGCACTGGTGGCATTAGCGACCACCAATATATTGGGCCGCTGGTTGTTTTCGATGCCGATTAGTGGCTACATCGATTGGGTCGAGCAAGCCATGGCGTTCATTGCCTTTCTGGGTATTGCTTACACTCAGCGGATGGGCGGTCATATTCGTATGGATATTCTTGTTGGTCGTTTCAAGGGGCGTTGGCTGTGGCTGACCGAGTTTATCTCGACACTGCTGATGCTGGTGGTTACATCATTGTTGATATACGGCTCTTATCTGCATTTTTGGCGCGCATACTCCATTGGCGACTCTTCGGTAGATATTAATCTACCAACTTGGCCAGCTAAACTTGTCGTACCCTTTGCTTTGTCAATATTAGCGCTTAGGCTCGTCTTACAACTGTGGGCGTACCTTAGAGCGTTTAAACGAGGAGATGACAAGCCCGTAGCGGTACCAATGATTGAATCTGCCGCGGAAGTTGCTGCCAAAGAAGCCGAAACGGTAAGTGCTGATGATGGCAAGGAGGGGCAGAAATGA
- a CDS encoding OsmC family protein gives MAISLQKLALRRKIEIQSFHIQITGHKGEFLPAHFTHYDIQLSKGIYSERELAEKLLKDAKKICTISNSVSGTFELRLEA, from the coding sequence ATGGCCATCTCTTTGCAAAAGCTAGCGCTTCGAAGAAAAATCGAAATACAGTCATTTCATATCCAAATTACTGGGCACAAAGGCGAGTTTCTGCCGGCCCATTTTACCCACTATGACATCCAGTTAAGTAAAGGCATATATTCAGAGCGAGAGCTCGCAGAAAAGTTACTAAAAGACGCTAAGAAAATATGTACGATTAGTAACAGTGTTTCTGGGACTTTTGAGTTACGGTTGGAGGCTTGA
- a CDS encoding TRAP transporter large permease: protein MMSLFDAMGSMDSIEIGLWVSGFMLLLVVIGVRVAFAAAIAGFFGLVWIFSAKLGFERGLLVAIKMAGTIPHSKVSSLALSLIPTFILIGFLAYHAGLTRSLFEAAKRWVGWLPGGMGVATVFSTAGFAAVSGASVATSAVFARIAVPEMLKLGYDKRFAAGVVAAGGTLASLIPPSAILVIYAIIVEQDVGALLMAGFLPGAVSALIYGGLVVFLALTKKNFGPPVRGFTWKERFEALPGAMPIFAVVGIIVVCIYGGVGTPTEAGALGASLILALAIFHGSRWKEIKSSLMETAKLSAMIFAIIWGVLIYVRFLGFADLPTAFSDWIVSLEQSPMLTLLLILCAYAVLGMFMDAIGMLLLTLPVVYPAVIALNGGADVAAVDSAFGVSGVGCAIWFGIIVVKMAELCLITPPIGLNCFVVAGVRPECSVQDVFRGCLPFFVADVITIAVLLVMPGIVLWLPSLMGYA, encoded by the coding sequence ATGATGTCTCTGTTTGACGCAATGGGCTCTATGGATTCGATTGAAATAGGGCTCTGGGTCTCTGGTTTTATGTTGCTCTTGGTGGTCATCGGGGTTCGCGTTGCGTTTGCTGCGGCAATCGCGGGCTTCTTTGGACTGGTCTGGATCTTCTCCGCCAAGCTAGGTTTTGAGCGTGGTCTACTGGTTGCCATCAAAATGGCAGGGACGATCCCGCATTCTAAAGTGTCATCACTGGCACTATCGCTCATTCCAACCTTTATCCTTATTGGTTTTCTCGCCTACCATGCAGGTTTAACTCGCTCTCTGTTCGAAGCTGCCAAACGTTGGGTGGGCTGGCTACCGGGTGGTATGGGTGTGGCAACGGTATTTTCAACAGCCGGCTTTGCTGCTGTGTCGGGTGCCTCTGTCGCCACCTCTGCTGTTTTTGCGCGTATAGCTGTACCAGAAATGCTAAAGCTCGGTTACGACAAGCGATTTGCAGCGGGCGTCGTGGCGGCTGGTGGCACGCTGGCATCGCTTATTCCCCCGTCTGCCATATTGGTGATCTACGCCATTATTGTTGAACAAGATGTTGGTGCATTGCTCATGGCGGGGTTCTTACCTGGAGCGGTATCGGCGTTGATCTACGGTGGACTAGTCGTATTTTTAGCGCTAACCAAAAAGAACTTTGGCCCACCGGTGAGAGGCTTTACTTGGAAAGAAAGATTTGAAGCGCTGCCGGGCGCAATGCCAATCTTTGCTGTAGTGGGCATTATTGTTGTTTGTATCTATGGTGGTGTTGGCACACCAACCGAGGCTGGTGCGCTTGGTGCTTCGCTTATTCTGGCGCTGGCTATTTTTCATGGTAGTCGCTGGAAAGAAATCAAAAGCTCTTTGATGGAAACAGCAAAGCTGTCTGCGATGATATTTGCGATTATCTGGGGCGTGCTGATATACGTCCGCTTTCTGGGTTTTGCCGATTTACCAACGGCTTTCTCCGATTGGATAGTGAGTCTTGAACAAAGCCCAATGTTGACGCTTCTACTCATCCTTTGCGCCTATGCTGTGCTTGGAATGTTTATGGATGCGATTGGGATGTTACTGCTCACACTGCCTGTAGTGTATCCCGCCGTGATTGCACTAAATGGTGGCGCGGATGTGGCTGCTGTAGATTCTGCTTTTGGGGTGTCAGGAGTAGGATGCGCGATTTGGTTTGGTATCATCGTGGTGAAAATGGCCGAGTTGTGTCTAATTACGCCGCCTATTGGTCTAAACTGTTTCGTGGTCGCGGGTGTCCGTCCTGAATGTTCGGTACAAGATGTCTTCCGTGGCTGTTTGCCATTTTTTGTTGCGGATGTCATCACTATAGCGGTGCTACTGGTCATGCCTGGAATAGTACTTTGGCTGCCGAGCCTAATGGGGTATGCCTAG
- a CDS encoding VRR-NUC domain-containing protein has translation MYGDLLAASERNWLDRFYSLEEDEQCLLIRMMTRKGEWFRSDKLVYPELATTELLLSKLELAGFIDLTLPSSPNVLADKLLTKPELLSLYPELPKTLRKPKLIELLPEQFESSTVSLPFTPIKLVDNDKLPLFCLLFFGNRHQEFAQFVLENLGIHTFEQYEVSTKTRIFHSREEVVSSLAIGELAASYEEIDRKSQPELRDFSKYIPEPHGKHASRTYNKLVNLVARDLERVGAFDDALALFSQTVTPPSRERQARILKAQGKPESAKNIVDTMLETPLSIDEFEVAQRLSAPLCKALGHPKAKIEKLSPPEVHRKLDLSANRVELAVVEALNKEGWQAFYLENQFLNTLFGLAFWDILFAPVEGAFVNPYQRQPLDLYRKEFVESRKQLVERRLNDIRQQGIAYLVDRHKNKNGLQNPFIVWELLDDSWLTLAMESILNDQLVGLFEVILSDIRAYRAGQPDVVAFKDGDWMWYEVKGPGDKLQHNQIRWMKQFERLNIRYQVYYVNHR, from the coding sequence CTGTATGGTGATCTATTGGCTGCATCGGAGCGAAACTGGTTAGATCGCTTTTACTCTCTGGAGGAAGATGAACAATGTCTATTGATCCGTATGATGACTCGCAAAGGAGAATGGTTTCGAAGCGATAAACTGGTATACCCAGAACTTGCGACTACAGAACTGTTACTCAGTAAACTCGAACTCGCAGGCTTCATCGATCTCACTCTACCAAGCTCGCCGAATGTATTGGCCGACAAACTCCTTACCAAACCTGAGCTTTTATCCCTATACCCTGAGCTACCAAAGACACTTCGCAAGCCAAAACTCATTGAACTGTTGCCTGAACAGTTTGAAAGCTCGACTGTATCATTGCCATTTACGCCAATTAAACTTGTCGACAACGATAAACTGCCACTGTTTTGTTTGCTGTTTTTTGGGAATCGGCATCAAGAGTTCGCTCAGTTTGTACTCGAGAACTTAGGGATCCATACTTTCGAACAGTACGAAGTTTCTACTAAGACACGTATATTTCATTCTCGAGAAGAAGTAGTCTCATCACTGGCGATAGGCGAACTCGCTGCCTCCTATGAAGAGATAGATCGTAAGTCACAACCGGAATTGCGAGATTTTTCTAAATACATACCAGAGCCACATGGAAAACACGCTTCTCGCACATACAATAAACTGGTTAATTTGGTTGCACGAGATCTTGAGCGAGTCGGTGCATTTGATGACGCATTGGCTCTATTTAGCCAAACAGTCACTCCCCCCTCTAGGGAGCGTCAAGCACGCATACTGAAAGCTCAGGGCAAGCCGGAAAGTGCAAAAAACATCGTAGATACAATGCTCGAAACTCCACTTAGCATTGATGAATTCGAGGTAGCGCAACGTTTGTCAGCGCCTCTTTGCAAAGCGCTGGGTCATCCAAAAGCAAAAATAGAAAAACTGTCTCCCCCAGAAGTACATCGTAAACTCGATCTTAGCGCGAACCGTGTCGAACTTGCCGTTGTAGAAGCGCTAAACAAAGAAGGTTGGCAGGCTTTTTACCTAGAGAATCAGTTTCTAAATACCTTGTTTGGGCTCGCTTTCTGGGACATTTTATTTGCTCCTGTTGAGGGTGCTTTTGTAAACCCCTATCAACGCCAGCCTCTGGATTTATATCGCAAGGAGTTCGTTGAAAGCCGCAAACAGTTAGTCGAGCGCAGACTTAATGACATCCGCCAGCAAGGCATAGCCTATTTGGTTGACCGCCACAAAAACAAAAACGGCCTTCAAAATCCGTTTATTGTTTGGGAATTATTAGATGACTCATGGCTGACTCTTGCTATGGAAAGCATTCTCAACGACCAGCTTGTCGGTCTATTTGAAGTGATACTCTCAGACATTCGCGCATATCGAGCCGGTCAGCCGGACGTTGTCGCTTTTAAAGATGGTGATTGGATGTGGTATGAAGTAAAAGGTCCTGGAGACAAATTGCAGCACAACCAAATACGATGGATGAAACAGTTCGAGAGACTCAATATCCGCTACCAAGTGTACTACGTGAATCATAGATAA
- a CDS encoding 3D domain-containing protein, with protein sequence MKIIRYLALLLYFPMISLAADTHSMRVKASAYTSAIGETDSTPNIGAWGDKLTPGMKAIAVSRDLIELGLTHNQRVTIKGFEGTYFVLDKMNKRWTKKIDIYMGNDVEKAKQWGVRNVTIYWTNEEK encoded by the coding sequence ATGAAGATAATCCGTTATCTTGCCTTACTACTGTATTTCCCTATGATCAGTCTTGCCGCCGACACTCACAGCATGAGAGTAAAAGCGAGTGCCTATACCTCAGCAATCGGCGAAACCGACTCTACGCCTAACATTGGCGCCTGGGGAGATAAACTGACACCAGGAATGAAAGCTATCGCCGTCTCTCGTGATCTCATTGAGCTTGGTTTGACACACAACCAGCGCGTTACAATTAAAGGGTTCGAAGGTACCTATTTCGTTTTAGACAAGATGAATAAGCGTTGGACTAAAAAAATCGATATCTATATGGGAAACGATGTTGAGAAGGCAAAGCAATGGGGAGTAAGAAACGTCACTATTTACTGGACTAACGAAGAAAAATAG
- a CDS encoding MATE family efflux transporter, which produces MKHILSLAIPLIVSQLISMALVLTDVWMMARLSVEDLAGGGLGASVYTFVFLVSGSIVGCVANLIAIAYGQSVARPSFGRQQIRFAVKGALILSVVITAIASLALNLTDELLAVAKQPVDAIPIATNYLDALKWAMLPTLLLLILRGLTSTFGDAKSVMWMSLATVVLNVPLSYWFAFTLKGGIAGLGWGTTLAATLILFAYGAWVFRQEKYYRFAPWKRGSEYSWRLTLPLLSLGLPIAVASALELSLIYGSTILAGMLGVTALALHQVLLQCLNFSFNINFGFSQAAAILTGKDFGQERFQNIKVIALRSFILVTLISALLAITFSTWPHVIAGMFDFDSSNQNLSNELASIIWVVALCFVVDGWQLLTMNLLRGMKIVNMPMLLTAIGYWVFGLSSAWGLMAHFQLVGVWGGVAIGLAATGILLIGLLTISFKRSIKPPTVTQKSQKHCY; this is translated from the coding sequence ATGAAGCACATTCTTTCTTTGGCTATTCCTCTTATTGTCTCTCAACTTATCTCAATGGCGCTGGTATTGACCGATGTCTGGATGATGGCCAGACTCAGCGTAGAAGATCTTGCTGGCGGCGGATTGGGAGCGTCTGTGTATACATTCGTTTTCCTGGTTTCAGGAAGCATCGTCGGCTGTGTAGCTAACCTCATTGCAATAGCGTACGGGCAAAGCGTTGCGAGGCCGTCCTTTGGCAGACAACAAATACGCTTTGCCGTTAAGGGCGCTCTTATTCTCTCTGTCGTAATAACCGCAATTGCTAGCCTTGCTCTTAACCTTACAGATGAGTTACTGGCAGTGGCGAAACAACCCGTTGACGCCATTCCAATCGCTACCAACTATCTTGATGCGCTTAAATGGGCCATGTTACCTACCCTGTTGTTACTGATCCTACGCGGTCTAACTAGCACGTTTGGCGATGCAAAGTCGGTAATGTGGATGTCACTTGCCACCGTCGTTCTCAACGTACCGCTAAGTTATTGGTTTGCTTTTACCCTTAAAGGTGGAATTGCTGGGCTTGGTTGGGGAACAACTCTCGCAGCAACATTAATTCTGTTTGCATACGGTGCGTGGGTGTTTCGCCAAGAAAAATATTATCGATTCGCGCCATGGAAAAGGGGTTCAGAGTATTCATGGCGCTTAACACTCCCACTGTTATCACTCGGTTTACCTATTGCTGTTGCTAGCGCGCTAGAACTGAGCCTAATTTATGGTAGTACCATACTCGCAGGTATGCTTGGTGTGACAGCACTGGCACTACACCAAGTACTTCTTCAGTGTTTAAATTTTAGTTTCAACATAAACTTTGGCTTCTCCCAAGCCGCTGCAATTTTGACAGGCAAAGACTTTGGTCAAGAGCGCTTTCAAAACATTAAAGTGATTGCACTGCGAAGTTTCATTCTAGTCACATTGATTAGCGCCTTGCTTGCGATAACATTTAGCACCTGGCCGCACGTCATTGCTGGTATGTTTGATTTTGATAGCTCGAACCAAAACCTTAGTAATGAGCTAGCGTCAATTATTTGGGTTGTTGCGCTTTGCTTCGTGGTGGATGGTTGGCAACTTCTGACAATGAACCTTTTACGCGGTATGAAAATCGTCAATATGCCAATGCTACTTACCGCAATTGGTTACTGGGTCTTTGGCCTTAGTAGTGCGTGGGGGCTAATGGCACACTTCCAGTTAGTTGGCGTGTGGGGAGGGGTGGCTATTGGACTTGCGGCGACGGGCATACTGTTAATAGGATTGCTAACCATCAGCTTTAAGCGTTCAATCAAGCCTCCAACCGTAACTCAAAAGTCCCAGAAACACTGTTACTAA
- a CDS encoding LysR family transcriptional regulator gives MNFSQIDLNQLVVLKHLLQEKHVSNTALFMNLSQPTVSRALNKLRKLFDDPLLVRSSNGYDLTPKAERIKLQLNSVLANLEELIDGEEFDPEVSEKTIKFFGLSPHMDLMFPDFLARMRCIAPQMTFELDTVSKPHFEGLLSGEHHFTISHHEPPFSDQELYRHRLIQRDFRLVMSAAHPLAQAKLTPELLQHCHFGQIALQGDKRLSIEPRFQALGLLGHNGQISTPVRLNNFSSAIPIAASTDIIFHLPTSYAERAESCHDIVCREVPKELQHPSRDVYLYWHKRYHQDPAFIWVRNQYIESVKN, from the coding sequence ATGAACTTTAGTCAAATAGATCTTAATCAGTTAGTGGTATTGAAACACTTACTCCAAGAGAAACACGTTAGTAATACCGCACTCTTTATGAATTTGAGTCAACCGACGGTTAGCCGAGCACTTAACAAATTGCGAAAGCTGTTCGACGATCCTCTTTTGGTTCGTAGTTCTAACGGATATGACCTCACACCCAAAGCAGAACGAATTAAGCTCCAACTAAACTCTGTCCTTGCTAACTTAGAAGAGCTAATAGATGGGGAAGAGTTCGACCCGGAAGTGAGTGAAAAAACAATAAAGTTTTTTGGCTTATCCCCACATATGGACTTAATGTTTCCAGACTTTTTGGCGCGAATGCGCTGTATTGCGCCACAAATGACGTTTGAACTCGATACCGTCTCGAAACCACATTTTGAAGGTTTATTGTCCGGAGAGCATCACTTTACTATTTCTCATCACGAACCACCTTTTAGTGATCAAGAGTTGTACAGGCATCGTTTGATACAAAGAGATTTTCGACTAGTGATGTCCGCAGCTCACCCACTTGCGCAAGCTAAGTTGACGCCGGAATTATTACAGCACTGTCATTTTGGACAAATCGCACTCCAAGGAGATAAGAGGTTATCCATAGAACCACGTTTTCAAGCTTTAGGTTTACTGGGTCATAATGGTCAGATTTCTACGCCAGTTCGGCTGAATAATTTTTCGTCTGCAATCCCCATTGCAGCGTCTACAGACATCATTTTTCATCTACCAACGTCATATGCAGAGAGAGCTGAGAGTTGCCATGACATCGTTTGTCGAGAAGTTCCAAAAGAACTGCAGCATCCTTCTAGAGATGTTTACTTGTATTGGCACAAGCGATATCACCAAGATCCTGCTTTCATATGGGTTCGAAATCAATATATCGAGTCAGTGAAAAACTAA
- the dctP gene encoding TRAP transporter substrate-binding protein DctP: MKATKTALTVSLILTGFVAAEVHAATEWNVSLWGKRRAFTENVEKLAELVEQKTNGDFKLVLSYGGLSKARENLDGISFGAFEMAQFCSFYHTDKNPTITVTELPFSQDVSLARVGEIYTEVFNHPEVKKDLARWNATLLMPTPLPQYNIASKSDDLESLEDFKGLRVRDPGGIMSVLGKIGAVKTTVPFSEVRQSMDSGVIDAASFAPHAHLATNTYKVANWVTTNLNLGSANCPVVVNTEALEMLKPEHREALLSSVPEALDYYVSNYEQNTTAKFDKAIADESVKQVTFTPEQTAQLNELAASVREDWVKKYQGQFDAKALFDYTDALFKQKN; encoded by the coding sequence ATGAAAGCAACAAAAACGGCATTAACAGTATCACTTATTTTGACAGGATTCGTGGCGGCAGAAGTTCATGCTGCTACTGAGTGGAATGTATCTTTATGGGGTAAACGTCGAGCGTTTACCGAGAATGTTGAAAAGCTAGCTGAGTTGGTAGAGCAAAAAACCAACGGCGATTTCAAATTAGTGCTTTCCTATGGCGGCTTGTCGAAGGCGCGTGAAAACCTAGATGGTATCTCATTTGGTGCGTTTGAAATGGCGCAGTTTTGTTCTTTCTATCATACCGACAAAAACCCTACAATCACGGTGACTGAACTTCCATTCTCACAGGATGTGTCTTTAGCGCGAGTCGGGGAGATTTATACCGAGGTGTTTAATCACCCAGAGGTAAAAAAAGATTTGGCGAGATGGAACGCAACCTTGTTAATGCCAACGCCACTTCCTCAGTACAATATTGCCAGTAAGAGTGATGACCTTGAGTCTTTGGAAGACTTTAAAGGGCTTAGAGTACGTGATCCCGGCGGAATCATGAGTGTGTTGGGTAAGATTGGTGCAGTCAAAACAACGGTACCTTTCTCTGAAGTACGTCAATCTATGGACTCTGGGGTCATCGATGCGGCTTCGTTTGCGCCTCATGCTCACCTAGCGACCAATACCTATAAAGTGGCTAATTGGGTGACGACTAACCTCAACCTCGGTTCTGCAAACTGCCCAGTTGTTGTTAATACAGAAGCACTGGAAATGCTAAAACCGGAACACCGCGAAGCCTTATTAAGCTCGGTACCAGAAGCACTTGATTACTATGTTTCAAACTATGAGCAAAATACCACCGCTAAGTTTGACAAAGCCATTGCGGATGAGTCGGTGAAACAAGTGACATTTACCCCAGAACAAACAGCGCAGCTGAATGAACTCGCAGCCTCAGTGCGTGAAGATTGGGTGAAAAAATACCAAGGGCAGTTCGACGCTAAGGCGCTATTCGATTATACCGACGCTCTGTTCAAACAGAAAAACTAA